The Chelonoidis abingdonii isolate Lonesome George chromosome 23, CheloAbing_2.0, whole genome shotgun sequence genomic sequence GTACGACTGGAGCCTTATATTGTAAACTGTAGGGAAACTGCCTTCTTAAATGTCTGTcagatgcaggggcggctctatgtattttgccgccccaagcacggcagtcaggtggctttcggcagcatgcctgcgggaggtccgccggtcccgcaccTTTGGCGTACCCCACCTAATtaccgctgaagctgcgggaccggcagacttcccgcaggcatgctgccaaaggcagcctgactgctgccctcacggcgaccagcaggcCGGCCCCTGTGGCTCGCCGCCTCAGACatgcacttgctgcgctggtgcctggagccgctcctggtcACGTGCCATGTATATAaatagatcacttgattattgttctgttcattccctctaaagcacctggcactggctactggacaggatactgggctagacggccctttggtttgacccagctAAATACAGCATATATTAACAACAGCTTCACTCTGGTATTTCCCCCCAGCACAGAATACCAGGGTACTACTACTCCCAAAGTCCCCATTACATTTAGCACTACTTGAGACTTGCTTATGATATTTTGCCTCCCAGGAATCAGACCTTCCTAATACATAATTAAATATGGAGTTAGACAAAAGTTAGAGAAGGCTTGCTTCAAACCATCAAGAACAACAGGTTGTAATCTGTACATGCTGGCAGCAGTTGCCACCTCCTCTATTGGAAACCGCCAGGTAGCAGCAGCTTTAAATTAAAAGCAGGGTTCCACAAGCAGAAGATCTCTGCTGAATCAGCATATGTTCTCTCtgttctggccccaccccatctTGACATACCTTACCCATTTTGTGGCTCTCCCAGACAAATTCTAACCCTGGTACTCAGTGCCGTATCAAGGgtgaggcgagtgaggcacttgcctcgggcGCGCAAAGCGGAGGGGCACAGCCCTACTGCGATCGGCGGtgcttcggtggcagctctactgctgctgcttcttcggcagcaatttgggagtgggtccttctctccaagagggactcaaggacttgccgctgaattgccaccgcagaAGGTCCTTGTAATGCACCAAGTGGACTTTTCAATGATAGGGGCTGCAGCACAAATTCTGCACCACCTACCAATAGAACTCAAGGAATTAATTGGCCCCCCAAGGCTTTATTATGGTTTAAATCAtgtgtttttgttattttctaCCTAATATCACAATTGTCTTTTTACTACAAATTTAAcctcacatttttaaagtaaagacCATGAGTGAAACTACACTTAATATTTGGTAACAAGTCATGTTTTTGACCATGAAATAAATCTAGTTTCCAACATTTTTACATTAATGACAAACCTAAACTGATGACACCGAAGATAATTTTACAAGAATACTTTTAGAGGTTTGATGTATTCTTTCAGTTATGAGCAACTCTATTTTTGAAGAGAGTATTTATTAGCAGAGTGTTTACCAAGATAGGTTCATGCACACAGAAATTAAAACATTGAAGGAACATGCTTCTTTTTAACATACTTAAgtagaataaattatttttaccAGATCCCAGTCTATGCTGCGGAAAAATGTATGAGACTTGATATCAGAAAATCCTGTCTCTGGCTGGCAGCCAAGCCTTTCTTTGGGATCCTGTGGAAGATAAGAGAAAACACAATTGAGATTGTGTTTGTCTTTACACTTCTTTTTTATTGTTCTATCAGGACAAGTTCTCCAGTTTTTCACTGACCCATGTAGATTATACGAGGATAGGCAGCAGTATATAAACTACTGGTAAAATACATTAAGGCAATCTAGTTTTCTAAACTTCATGGGTTTGAAAATTCATTTTAGACTTTTTATTTTACAGCATTTCTCGTGATATAAAAATTCTGATTTTACTTAGTAAATGTGCCGTTTTCCCTACTGGCGCAGataatagttccattgacttcactttgtCTTCTTGTATTAGTAAGGACTACACATTTAATAATTGTTTGCAAGCACAAACCAATAATTAATTATCTTAGGTTTTGTACTCAGTTTCATTATAAAATACCATTTCACTAAGTAACCAACATGCTAGTAGGTTTTCAAACAAAGTTCCATGCTATGAAATTTTCACACCAAAAATTAGCAATTTAAAAGATTGCATTTGGAAGCTATATGTCTTGATTTTATGAAAATTCTTTACAGAAAGGAGATACACCTctaagtttttaattaatttttttttatatcatgAAGCTCTGAGCTATTGAACTTATATAAATAACACAGTGTTGTAAAACTTACCttgtttaaaaatccttttaagaCATGAGAGGCCTTGACAGAGAGAAATCTTGGAATCCGGATTGGCTTTTCAAGGATAACtgttacaagttaaaaaaaaaaaaaaaaaaaaggcagcaaactGTTTTGTGctctattatattatattttaataaaaacttttTTATTCATATTACTGCCTGGACAATGTGCTAATGTGGCAACTATTTAAGTTATTACTGCAAAATTTGCCAGgctttacaattttttaaaaaagtcataccATTCTCTCTGGTTAATATCTTTTCTAAAAGTATTATAAAATGGACTTTTAATGACATAACTCAGAAGAGAAAACCAGagtattcatttttgttttcaaaaagctGGAGGCAAtgtgtccagtggttagagcaggggattaGGAGTCAAGGCTCCCGAGTACTATTCCTGATTTTGTCACTGACACACTAGTGACCAcgggggcaagtcacttcaacatTTAGTTCCTGCTTCCACAACTGTCAAATGAGCATTTACTTTTCTCTAACTTTGCAAGGCTTACCCAGTTAATGTCTGTATCTTGGAATCTTCACGTGAAAAGTGCTATGACAGCAGTGACATttaaagactttctgaaaattctTAATCTCATGCATCGTTTCTTTCATCCCATCTGTCATACTGATAAACACATTGTATAAAGGCTTTTCATCTCCTTAAAGTCCTGATCAAGGGGTTATATAAATGTGAtctcacatttttaaacaattgaggaaatctttagtaaaaggcgaaagatttatacgaactgaagagaaagcataCTACACTGGACCAAAGGTTGTGGGGATTCCCCAATGTGTCATTACAAGCCACCCTATTCCTTCATTATACAGTATTCCCCCTTAAGGAGTAGTTTGGAGACTAGTTATGCACTTTAAAGAGAACACAACAGTGTCTGAAACTGCTCACGCTGGCACTCAGATTGGTCACTAGGAGTTATTTCAGAATgagtcagagtttaaggtcagaactgcatatcacaggccatatgCACCAACTAGCATCTGCACACCAAATCCAACACCCAAAGTATTACAGCcaacaggagactaaactattatatGCCTCAGACATAGAACAGGAGGGATCTTTGTGCACTAATGCCTgaagcccctgcaatggcagaaaATTttattaagtgagatatacccagagaATTCTGGtgagtgacccatgccccatgttgcagaAGAAGACAAAAACCTTAAAGATCACTGCccgtctgacctgggggaaaattccttccaaccctctcttccttctctcagACTATTCACATACATCTTTGAAATTCACTCTTTACCCATCAAGCACTTTCAGTATTGCTCCTGTACTTGATATGGTTGTGCGCACTGCTACCTGTGATTAGAATAATGGGCACACTGTTACCCATGCATACCAGTTGCTATTGAAGTAACTTATATGACATTGCTACCATGAAATCACCATAAGGAAATAGAAAAAGTTATCTGGAGCAAAAACTACAGGTAGATATGGTTGGTGCCCAGAAAGTTCCCTCAATGCCTTCATATAATATAGTTTTCAAAAACCATTCCACACTCTGGACACAACCTAGCAGAGATACTGTCTCATGGACTGACTCTCTATCCCTTCATGACCACCTTCTGTCCCTACTGATAACTTAACATCCTTGTGGCAGTTACAGCAGTTGGTTTAGTGGAAAAGAAATAGCACTGAAGTCTTGTTAAAAGCCTTTGGTACAATGATTGTTTTGCCCTTTCTGAAGAAAGTCAGTCAGGCTGTCTATTGTGTCTTCATttcatctctccctcccacctgtTCTGTTTCTCTTGACTGGCACCAAGGTAAGCCAGCTGCACATGACCAGTCAGCTCTCTAGAGACCACCATCAAGTCTAATACTATTAACAAGGCTTATATTGTATTTATTGGATTAACTGTTTTACATGGGATAAATGTATAGGTCAGTACTCTTGGGGTGTAACACACTGTAGGAAGCAACTAGCAAGTTCTAGAAGCATATCTGCCATAGTGCGCAATACATTATTATATAAACTTACTCTGAATGTAAGAAAATGAAAGACCAACAAAGAATATAAACATATGTACCAAAGAACTAGGGTGCAAGAGAAAAATATCCCAGAGTATAAGAGTAATATGAATGATAATGTCTTTCTTGAATATAATGATGGATTTATGTTCTTGAACAGCAATTCAAAGAGGGCATGTACACAGATTCAACTACAAATTTCTAAACCTTATTTTCAGTGGCTACTTCTGAACTATGGATCTCATTGAGTAAGTCTACACTATAACtgggagctagggtgaccagatgtcccaattttatagggcagtcctgatttttgggtctttttcttatatagactcctattacccccaatccccgtcccaatttttcacatttgctgtctggtcaccctactggaaGCATGCCTCCCAACCCAGAAAGACCAACATATAGTAAGTAGCTCCTCTCAAACTACCCTGTTAATaatagctgtgtggatgttgTGCCAGAGGTGATGGCTCAGGATAGGCACCTGAACCCGGACCCACCTGCCTACCTGGGTCCGAGCTCAGGTGGCTAGTCTGAGTTGCCGCCCACACCGCAACatgcacactgctattttttttttagcagagcTAGCCTGTGTCTGCCTTCTCAGGCTTGAAGCATGCGGCCAGCTGCAGTCTAGACATACTGTTAGTCTCTTTCAGATTGGACTTTGCCTAACTCTGAGTCCTAGTTTTTTGTCCCAGAAAATTAAGTTCCTTGGATGTTGAATTAGAAATCCCACAGCCCTGTTTATCTACGTTAGTATCACTGGCAGTCACGAGATGATGGGAACTACCGAGCCCTCTCTCAAATCTTCGCTGTGtaggaaattaaaaggaagagagaaggcaCCCACAGTATGTAAAAAGTGGCGCTAATTTTCATTATTTAGCATTTTGTTCTTCCTTCAAAGggattcaagaaaaaaaattgaaactcaaaaaacaacaacaaaaacttaaaTATACCTTGGAAGAGGTAATCTTCAGTGTTCATGTCTGGATTGTCAGTTATTATATCAAATGGAGATCTTCCTGCCATCATCTCAAACATCAGGACACCAAGAGCCCACCAGTCCACACTGAACCCTGTAAGCATTTAAAGAGCACATTTTCCTGGGTTCTAGGATAATGTTACAATGACATTTATTGCATCATCGATGGAgattaaggacctgattctgcagagAGCTGAGAATCCTCCACTCCCACTGAAACCACTAGCGGCAGGGCTCAGTGCCTCACAGGAATAGCCCTTAACAGAGCACTTTGGGAGAAAAATTAGTAAAGGTAATTTGTTCAGGAACTTGTAGCTGGGCCATAATGGTCTATAAGAGAGTGATACTTCAATTAACAGTGCCAAGGTAACACATCTTGCCGGTACATAACAGAGTAAAAACATGTAAgcttaattaaaaatgtattcttaTGCCCTGTAAATTGGAACTTTAATTAGTGATTCACTGTAATTAAACGGTTACAAGTTTATGCACCAACTCACCATATTCTTCCCCTCTTAGGATCTCTGGTGCAATGTAATTTGGCGTTCCACAGAAAGTGCTTGTAGTGTCACCAGGGCCCAATCCTTCCTATTGGAATAAACCAATTCATCTTTTGAAAGTTAAATTCTACCTGCAGCAAGTTCCCTTCAACCTAGTTTTGTAAGTATTTCAAACCACGAGTCTAAGATGCCTCCATATACCAACGGGATTCCAGGGGTCAAGGTAGTGATAAGACTCCTCCCCAAAACTCCTACCATTCAAGGTAAACTTACACATTTTTTTAGAGCCCTTCATCGTGGTAAGTGTATGTGATGTTACCAGAGTGGATTTGATTGAAAtaactagtcaggaagactcaatttaatcatggatttctacataaaagtgcattctcgTTGGTTGTTACAACCTTAATACATGTTCTTCAACTCTGATAGATGTAGATTTTGGTTTCATTTTTCGAAGATACACAcgatacatttttaaacagtgatttattttgaaaacttttcagactagttttacagctatatcagaaaatgaatgattgtttggttatttcattttccAAAAAGTATTTGAAACAGATAtctatgaagtcattgggaggtgaactacctccaattcaacaggttaatcattaatatttggaggattttcttgccaggctgtattaggaggagaccaccaccagacagacatttcaaTTGTTtcatttaactaaaacaacaatgttatgtattctggattttttttcaacagcaaacatataatattttaacaaaacaagcatatgaatgtTTGAAGTTAAAggttcaagttttttaaaattaggtttgtttttgttagaactgtttttaactaaaatagttaaatgaaatatttaagaaaaaacacaaaaaattaaatcgactatgtcagccaggtcaacatgagaaacttaaaatattggcttctgcagctaactcagccgtcttcaccttcattttcctgtctgTTCATAATCcggaaaagaaaaataagctttcctgctttttcaggtcccaaacaatctCTGAATTTggggaatgaattagtccaaacgaaaaaaatattctttctacaccagcagaagaagctactgctgttaaaagtgagattatcacttccacagtctctgaatccaagttcttaagtgacttccacaaaTTCATTGGTTGACTTTCTTAAAAATACCATCAGCatacatatttcttgaatggttcttactCCCAAACTgagtctcttttatggcctggtGCCactataggttttcccttctagtgagagaatagtatggtagatctcaaatcaatgaaggctacactcaaagAGCTCAAGACTTCTGGATTATGTtgttcaaacagtttcacttttgtttctactgcctgtccatccctctcacatttatctccagacttctccttgtccagatctattccgcccccaacaattttctattcattgaactttttgaaactttgcacttttagagagagataagggattgactctgtgtacacaaatctGCAGATGGACAATACGGTTGAGGTctcttatttctcacctctctatattaatttatttattttaaaccatttttgctgttaacaagcatgttatctctggagacaaggccacagtttgagaactgcaaaactaagcatctctgatggtatcttctagactgagcactgagtcccattgggtagatagaaagattaacctaaataatctataaagAAGCctctggaaccccataaaattggttccctaatccatgaactattggaactcatttacaaaacttttcttaaacattacatgaaaatattgtctcatactatagaatcagaatttataatccctattccatgatgagatatctttgagctataatgtatcttaattaaaactatctttagatgatttttttctacaaaaatcattttatcaaaaaaatccatttttaatttaaaaaaaaaatcattgatttttatccaccctggacATTACTAATCCTGACACATTCAtaatatttaatttgtttattttagatGAAGAAAAAAGTGTGTCTCATTTCTGGGAGCTTAGGGAGGTgtttatttgttattttaaaagatgaaaacaaTTCATAATTCTTTGCAATTGCTGCCTTTTAACTCCAGgttgtgaatttagtgctggtccATCAGATAAGAGTCCTTGAAAACTGGAGTCCTAGTTATCCCTTGAAGAGGTATATGACAAACAGTGACAAGGCAAGCTCCCCCACAGTGCCCCACTGCTAATATGCATAATGAACTGGAGGAACCCCTGGTAAGACTGAGAAGGTAGCTCAGTTAATTTGTTCCATTCAATCACTGGAccctgtgaaattgacaaaaaggGTGCTAGTTGTGGTGCTAGTTTTGGGGACTTGGCAGTCCATCACAACTAGACTGAAACCCTCATCTCATTTCACATGGGCCAACAATTAACTTGGAGACAACAACTGTTAGCAAGTATTAGTGTGTGTCAAAGCAGCAACCCAAAGAGATAATATCCGATTACAAGCCCCCTGAGCAGTTTGATCTCCATAGTGCATTAATTTACTTGAGCTTCTTAATATCTGCTTggacatttatttaaaacacaattcattttaaaatcaagctacAAATAACCTTCTGTAGGGCTGTATTTGCCTGCCTCAGTCTCTCTTCAGGTACAGGTTGCATTTGATCAAAATTTATGAAGTAGTGCTTTCTAAAGTGCTATTTGGTgagtgataaagttcctcctctaccttggtggatcctgtgcttattggcagattttgctagcctcagagatcttcctgtgttggctcaggagttgggaagtttaggggggcccgccctctaccccggattccagcccagggccctgtagactgcagttgtctagagtgccttctggaataGCTACACAACAgttacaattccctgggctacttccccatggcttcctcccaacaccttctttgtcctcaccacaggaccttcctcctgatgtctgttaatgcttgtactcctcagtcctccaacAGCAcgccctctcactcccagctccttacgcacacctcactaactggagtgagagcctttttataccagatgtcctgattagccttgattaattctagtaacttcccagctggctacaggtgtcctaattagcctgccagccttaattagttctagaaagttcctgagtgttctggaatagttcCTGTTATCTTaaccagggaaaagggacctgcttactaatgtatctaccttcgaccactctgttgtagccatctggcctgatctTGTCACAAGTGCTAAAAAGTTCCAGTGCCAAAACTAATGTATTGGAGATTTCCAGTCAGTCATTGAAAAGGGCTAATACAATTCAAATATACAGGATCACAAAAATGAGAGATGAAAAGACCTGTTGTATTAATTCATCAAGGCCATCCCCCTAGACGTGCAGGGTTAGTATCCTAATAGAGGTCATATCAGATATGAAACAAATTAAAActtttattagagaatatttaaagtTACAGAACACAAATTGTTGAATACACATTATAAATACCCATGCTATATCAGTTCGTGCTTGTCAAGAACAACATTATAACCATGGATTgcaaatggagagagaaaagcGATATGAGCTGACAATTGCCTGCAGCAGAAAATACAGATGAGGATTAGTGGTTAAGCATGtaacacagaaaaagaaaatacactaGTTAGTTAAATCAGTTCAAAGAATCCATCAGTCTTGTCGCTTCTCAGTTAGTGGTCTGGATCTTATCCTTCAGATTGGCAGTGTCCAATAACGTGTTCAATATAGTGGTATCTGAAACTATCAACTACTCTATCAGTCTGGAGTAGTGTCTGGACACCTTAAAGTCCTGAAACCAACAGTCTCAGTCTTGTGGTCCCAGATACCCAGTCCTCTGATGATCACTGGGTGAATGGCAGTGGAGTATCCCCATTCTCTCAAGGTATCagccggggtgtgtgtgtctatttCTCTATTTTCCATTCCTGTGTCTCAATGAAGGCAGTGACTCGATTCTTGAAGGGGattgtgacaccctggcaccccaatattcaccactgtcatgtaattaggatatgttttgtacagaatatgccttgtgaggttgCAATCTAAAAACCTTGATCTACTAGACATTAATATCTGATTGGATTGTATGTGTGATCATCGTAGGTGAAGTTAGGCtctgtatgtgttactgaaacatgttgtgaggttgaaatcACCCACAAGGatcctttcaggtacaacagtaaaaaggccaatcaaagttaatggcttattgaggaaatgcacacaagcacaaggattacccgaggaactgtgtacaacagaaacctctcagaaatagctctacacaatgggaactagttgacccaggtcacagcaaaagagctttccagcaagtgggaagaatatataaaagggggacaatgacatcatgatggtacctcactctcccAAAACAATACACCTGGAAACACTTGAGGagcaaggactgaactgtgggaagcgATGGTCCCACGGTAGAGGGATTTTTACCCTGTGTGTGAAAACCTGAGAAAGTCAAGgtaacttgtgccttaagaatctgccagcctgtttatcacgcagggtgagaatttgctaattcatatcctacctatctactATGTTAAactgtttgtggttttgtttatttactaatcTACTTTCCTCTGTTTGCTATCACGtatcatcacttaaaatctaccttttgaggttaataaacttgttttgtctaACAGCAGTGTTTGTGAAAACtgtaacttggggcagaaagctgttgcatctctgtctctctccccccacattaAGGGAGGGGGCAAAATTTATGTGCTTATGCTGTACATTTccctatacagtgcaagacagtataattttgggtttacactccggGGGCAGGGGGATGCCTTAGCATTTGGGAGgtgccttagctgagccttcccatgcagagctgatctcagcatgtgtgtgtgaagcTGCAGCTAGGTGTGACCCTATCTGTGTGTGAGCTGGTGAAAGAGCAAATGTGGAGAGCGTGGCAACTTATCACAGCACCACAGTGTGaaaaggagcccaggctggtgagtcaggtgagctcagtggtaccccagttccaagtggcatcCTGGAGGGGAACCCAGGGACCCATCACAGGGATAATTCACTTCTGGTTCCTTGTCAGTGATCACAACATCCATCTTAGCTGGCAGTTGAAGTCCGGAATAGAAGAGTTAACGAAAACCTATCTCTCAGATGCTGAAATTGCCTTAACAAACCTATTATGCACAACATTGTGGTGAAGTGGCCGTGCCCTGGAATGGGGCTTATAGCTGCACAGGACATGAGGCAGGGTTTCATTCTCATAGCTGCATCTCTGGTATAATCTGTCCCTACACTTCATCTTAACCAAAGGGTCAAGAATCAATTACTATCTAACTATGGAACCCCTTGTGACTTTGGCTCCCAAAGCATTGTAATAGAATGTGATTATTCTAAAATAAAGGCAAGTTACAATTAATTTTCTTCAATGAAATTATATGGACGTAAAAGCAGCCTGGCCATATCTGGTCCTGGGACAGAATTTAGTTAACAGTTCTGTTGGTAATACATGTGAAGGAACAGAATTTAGCACTCATAGCTGTGTTGAATCTGCAGGTCTAACAGGACAAAAATAGTAAGAACTTTATTTTTGCCCACAAATTCAGCAGTATGACTTGGAATACACCCAAAAAATAGATTTGTTGAGCAATGTGATGCCATTTTTCAGAAGtaatttttcagagcagaactgcagtTTAAGACTAAATTCTAGAATCAGTTACACTTACATCAATCTAGGCAAACTTCATGTCTCAGATTTTCCCCGGTGTTGCTGGCTGTAGAATTTGATTCAACAAGACTATCTGACACAaccatattaaaatatacagaTTTACAGTAGAATTATAAGTAAAGAGAAAAAATCAGAGGAGAACCGTACCTTGCACATGCCATAATCTGTTAACTTGATATGACCCTCTGCGTCTAGCAGAACATTGTCTAGTTTTAAATCTCTGTAGATTATTCCTCTCTCATGTAGGAAATTCAGAGCAATACAAATTTCAGCAGCATAAAAccttaaacaggaaaaaagagcCATATTCATTACTAGAAGAATTACACAAAGTTGGCATAACTTGAAAAATCCAAACGACAGTTTTTGAAACCAAAGGAACAAAGTAAAAAGGAAAAGCTAACAGAGTCCCAGAGCTTCTCACCATGGAGaggataaaaacaacaaaacccctaAATTCATTCAAAAGTAGTTGttacaataaaaatacaaataattaaaaaatatagcCACTATCTACAAAACTAAAGACTTATAGCAAGTaactttttttcaatttgctattgaagagatttttttccccatcatacTATCGAACATTTCTCTGAAGCTGTAAAACTCAAATAACGGGTATCAGATCTGAATTTCTGAGCTGGTAAAATCTTCATCAACTATTCTAATGTAGAGGCAAGACATGTGTCTGCAATGCCAACACTTGCAAGACAGTACTTTTTACTAGGTTCTGTATAAAACTCCCTTAACTATGTTCACCAAAACACTTAAACCCTACATCAGCAATGCACTTCAGAGAACTGTTAATCAAATATAAAAGCAATGACAACTAGTTGTTCCTATtatcaaatgctttttttttttaaaaactttccaaaTCACCTACAGCAATTTCCCTTGAAATTTTTGTATTCTCTTACTGTCATTTAAGATAAACTATTGTATGTTGTGCTATGTAATGATACTATAAGAGAATTATCACACTTATCTATGCATTAGTAAAATACCTTGCATGTTCTTCAGGAAGTTTTCTTTGCCGTTGCATATGAAACATGAGATCTCCCCCATTTACATACTCTATGACAAGAAACAATCTGAAAATGTACAATACAATAAATGGATTTCAACTCAagaaaaactgtatttttttaattccataagACTGACATTTTTACTAAGGTCACAGTTAATATTTCactccaacaacaacaaaatctaaaGTTAAAAATGTTCCTCCAAGTTGCCATCTCAAGTTAGACATTTAAAATTGTAAttacaataaaaattaataaccacttaaaaataaaacaagagcaTCTATTTAATTTAGAATACACCCATGTCTGTGGTATGTAGATGACATATCTATAATTTAAAAGCATATATAAGAATACTCCAATAGAAAAACACAAATGAAATTGATTTGAACTTAATGACGGCGTACCTGCTTAAAACTAGGTCTGAGTTTGACATGAAGCCAATATAACTTTCCAAACATATGAAAAGGATAACAGAGGTTGCTGAAATTAACCAAGTACCATTGTGGGCTGTCAGTGTAAAACATTTCTTTAATACAGTA encodes the following:
- the PRKCZ gene encoding protein kinase C zeta type isoform X5 codes for the protein MDGIKISQGLGLQDFDLIRVIGRGSYAKVLLVRLKKNDQIYAMKVVKKELVHDDEDIDWVQTEKHVFEQASSNPFLVGLHSCFQTTSRLFLVIEYVNGGDLMFHMQRQRKLPEEHARFYAAEICIALNFLHERGIIYRDLKLDNVLLDAEGHIKLTDYGMCKEGLGPGDTTSTFCGTPNYIAPEILRGEEYGFSVDWWALGVLMFEMMAGRSPFDIITDNPDMNTEDYLFQVILEKPIRIPRFLSVKASHVLKGFLNKDPKERLGCQPETGFSDIKSHTFFRSIDWDLLEKKQATPPFQPQITDDYGLDNFDTQFTSEPVQLTPDDEDVVKRIDQSEFEGFEYISPLLLSTEETV
- the PRKCZ gene encoding protein kinase C zeta type isoform X6, encoding MEVVPYIPSTRKHDNIKDDSEDIKPVIDGMDGIKISQGLGLQDFDLIRVIGRGSYAKVLLVRLKKNDQIYAMKVVKKELVHDDEDIDWVQTEKHVFEQASSNPFLVGLHSCFQTTSRLFLVIEYVNGGDLMFHMQRQRKLPEEHARFYAAEICIALNFLHERGIIYRDLKLDNVLLDAEGHIKLTDYGMCKEGLGPGDTTSTFCGTPNYIAPEILRGEEYGFSVDWWALGVLMFEMMAGRSPFDIITDNPDMNTEDYLFQVILEKPIRIPRFLSVKASHVLKGFLNKDPKERLGCQPETGFSDIKSHTFFRSIDWDLLEKKQATPPFQPQITDDYGLDNFDTQFTSEPVQLTPDDEDVVKRIDQSEFEGFEYISPLLLSTEETV